The sequence AgtgtttgtgaatttttttactGCCAAATTATTAAGTTCAGGAAACTTtatgtcaaaccaactaaacatTGATAAATCGGAAACTATATAGTTTTATATAATCGAAACAATGCTTCGGAATATTTCGGAGCAGTAGGTGTAATGATATCGAAAGTTTGTTTCAAATTGATCGAGCTGtggatgttcaaaacctgagcaCTGTGTGTGCACGGTTTTATTTTCCGAATTTTGCATTTGAACCCCTTAATAGGAAACAAAGACGtagttcagaaaaaaaaactacaacaaggattagccccatggggtttttcgagacattgatgtggaacaaggcaaccaatgtttctaatgatcgacattttcaattaatcgtcacacttttgaatcctttCTCTAccgtaatggtagagaaacgctataaaaataactgcttacatacaaaacttgaacacaagcattagaaattaatcttatgcactcaaaatttaccctggggtagttgtcaatttctcaggcgacacGACATAAcaaggaatttcatccgagcttgcacgacacaagatcagagcataccaattaaagcttcaaatcgttttatggcactttttgtcttgctgtccagcaacaacctacctctagcatgctacaagtaggactgaaacgttagctatacttttgcttatatttaaagattcgcgtgcttccaacagtttcgcttttgaatcgattgaccaatcagtgcgatgctttccctttgatatatcacttaccccttcaaaaccgtcgaccatGGAAGGAAAATCCTGAATGCCGCagtttttttgcagacaaaataggacactgctagctattaatcaacatttcaatgatatacaattaaaaatacatggctacgaacattcaaatcaatacgtagaaatattttcaatcaaatggtgacataatattaataattgatacaaaattgactgagctgtaattgttcaaaatctgaccacatttctacgtgtatttttcttgagtttctaatttgcacccctatatagaaaacaaaaatgtgttccactttAAAAGAATGATTATTACCTTGATGTTGCCAACAGCACTGCTGCTATTATAGGCGTTAGCGTTGTTGTGATTTGATTGTTCATTATGATGGCCTGCGCTGTTGTAGTGCAAGTTCAGGTGATTGCCGGTGCTATTGTTGTTAGTGCCATAGCCCTGTGTTTGCTTGTGTTCTCCGGGCTGATAAAACTGTGACGGATGCTGTGATTGTTGTGGTTGCTGATAGTGATTAGTGGTAGCTCCCACGTGTTTCCTAGAATCACTTTGATTGCTGTAGTTTTGAGAATCTTTCGAGTCTAGATGTCCATATCCATAATTGGCAGCGGACTGCTGAGGTTTCCCACTGTTGTTCAAACTTGATTGATACTTGTTACCTTGCACGCATGCAGTCGTGTTATTATTGTAGTTATCACTTCTATACTGCGATTGTTGGTTTTGGTGCGGATTGTAGGAAGACTGGTTGTATTTTGAATCTTGGCGACCCCGGGGATATGCATCGTTCGGATGGTTATATTGTGCATTTGGTTGACCTCGATATCGACCACTGTTATAGTCTGTTGGTTGCTTGTATCCTTGCTGAGAATTATTACTCGGTTGATGTGCTTGTTCATGCTGAAGATTGGGGTTGTAGTTTCGACTATTGGGACCGCTATGCGAGTTTCTGTTCGCAAAGCTACTTGAAATATTGTTTTCGAAGCGCTGCTGATTGTAGCTTTTCGCGGGATTGTTGTATTGTGAAGATGAATGTAATTGATACTGGTTCGATGGGTTGCCACTGGACGATCGATTATTAGGGTAGGTATTATAATAAGAATTACTTGAGTTGGACTTATTTGAATATGGGTCCGTTGTTTGGTTGTTTTCCTTAGCACTGAAAGGTGTCGAGTCCTTGCTACTACTTTTTTTGTTACTCGTATCACTCTCCGGGAGAATATCTTCcaaaaaatcgaaaagtgaAACTTTCGTTGATGGTTTGGACGTTCCTTCCGCTTCTGTATCTCGTTTACCACGCATTTCTCGTCTACCCAATTTCTGTGGTGGATCTGTCCTACCAGTTTTAATGTCATTTTGCGTTTGTTTCCGATCTTCTATCCGTTGCAAATTGCTCAACGCACGATGCACGTTGTTTCTAGTAAGTTTAAGCGCGTGCACGGCTTGATCTTCGCTAAATCCTTTATCCATGATCTTTTGTACATTTGCATCAACCATCTGCTTGGCGCCACCACCAAACGTTTTCTTTGTACCCAGCTTAGTTGCTTCGGCGATAGCATCATTGCGAAGCGCCGTAAATTCAGCATTTTCCTTGGACTCATCTTTTTCTTTCGCCTGCaagcttttgaaatttttgtcgtTTGGTAAgttttgttgaattttttgCCCAAACGCAATCCATGGCGGAGGTCCAGAAGCACTCAAATGATTTCTGCCGCCTTTGGCATATTTGGCCATTGCCCGACCAAGTTCCCATTTCTCCACCAATGCTGACACCCTTCCACCTAATACGGAAACATTGTTAGCGTTCAGAATCAGTAAACCTTGAGATATCTTGATCGGTccatttttcagaaaaattttcgtcCCTGGTGGTGTATCCAAGCTCACCGAAGGAACATGCTCTCCTTCGAGTGCTGAGTACTGCGTTTGTCCATCGGTAACGGTTAATTTAAGCAACCGCGGAGCTACCTTTGACTCCTCGTTGGCTTTTGGCGCAGAGATGTTTCTAACCTTCAGGATCTGAACTACAATGTTAGCGTCGATGGCATCTGCCTTGTTTCCCCGAGCAGTAATAGAAGCCAAAGCACCACCTCCAATTTCGCGCAAATCGATctaaaaagaaaaatttatatGAAACAATGCTAATCGTTGCCAACTTTCAAATCGGAACTGAACATTACATTCAATGTTAGTTAATAaggcggatggtcaaataaaaaaaaaacagctgtcATGTAAAAATCAGTCTTGGTATTGCGTTCCTTTTGTGGAGTTATATTTCAACAAACTCCGAAGTCAGTTCTCAATgttcagaaccattgcatgactagttcttcgatcctattgacacttatTTCAGAATTTCGTTTAGCTTGTATTTTTGCATCACTCAAAGCTTTTATTTTTAAATCTAGTTGGTTAATGATGGTGCCGTTGTTCTAAGATATGTtgtaaacaagtttgttttgcatttCAGATTTACTTGAATTTGACTGACGGTATAAGAATGATAGATTTTATGTTACAACGCTATTTGATATGACTAGGATTAGCTACCGAACAAGCATTTTTGAAAACCAATAAATTCCATTGAGAATAGATCAtcacatttttttgtattttgctaTCCTAGACAGTAAGTAGTGGCTCTAACCAGCCAAAATTTTCCATAACTTACATCAAGTGCCAACTTGATAGCCTGTTTAGCATCAATTGTTCCAGTTGATTCCTCAGATAATCGTTCCAATCCTGCCGGAAAAAGATGCCTACGagtaaaaatgaaaatcagtGGAACTTACTAGtatgaaaatatttgttgtttccGGGATAATCATAATGAATAAACCAAAATAATAGACATGACAACTGTGTTTAACCTTACAgggaaaatcgatatttttagtCTTACCAGCCCTGATTCCGCAGCTGCTCTAGCAGATCCATTGCCGTCTTGCAACTGCTGAAACGTTTAATTTAGGATCCAGCGGCACAATCTAGTTTAACATATAGGTATAGCAACAGCACAGGACTTTTATATTTTACTACTAAAACACTGGCAAAATTAACCGAGCCCTTCCGCCACcaaaagcagaaaaaaatgtatgCCTCTCTGCCAGCACTTTTCTACCGTGACGTTCAATGCATTCGGGAAAGTTGACAGTAGAGCAGTGTAGCCGAATTCATTGAAGGCTCAGAATAGTTTTCCATTGAAAGGTGTCTCGAAAACTTAGAATAATAATGTGTACGTATAGTGGTGGCAAAAATAGACTCCCAGATAGAAGTTTACAGAATCGACATAATCGTATCTCGAGTTTTTTACACCTTCTGTAAACATCCATTATAACAACGGATTGTAGATAAGAGACATAACATTAAGACtctcaatagcggcccttacacgagcattaaaaatgtcattttaaatgatgaataagtaatgatgtatttcaaatttgttagaaatctcgtcattagtgcaccattacacgttcattaaaatgatattattttttagtaatgacatttttaatgactcgtgtaagggccgctaataattTCACGAATTATTCTAACTTTTTTCTAAATAGCATGGCGGTGTGATGTGCATTAGTGCAGTAATATTGCAATTAATAGTGAAGCCAAATGTGCAGCAAATTATGAGAACAATaaaacatatccacaataagtTTTTACAAAAGTTGCAGATAATCATAAATTAAAGCAAATAAATTCGAACTTTCGTTTTGGTTTGGGAAATAATTGTAATGAATGAATTctcgcattttttttataacggtCAATAAACCGACTGTTATCATTCATTTTGAAAAGGTATTCTGAAGGATTCAGTGCTCACTGAAAACTAGTTTACTCTTGCGTCTAGAGGTAACATTTTTAAGAATAGTCCAGCTGCAATTACTTTTCAAAGTAGATGTTGGCCGATTTCCAAATGAATGCGTTATTTGTTCTTTCATTATCTTTttgatgcgaattttcaaagttgttctataaaaaatttctaaagtttGCGTTATTATCTCAGTTTTTCGATTTCCACATTTCTCCGTAGAAACAAGACTCCAGTGTGAAACGTAATTTGCAGTTTAATaagcaactaaaaaaaatataatgttATAAGTGATATTCTCGGCCAAACAGCTATCTGAACATGAATTTTTTGTTGTTAATACGGAAGTTATTCGTCATTCGTATTCGAGTCAGAAAATTTCCTTTGTGAgttatgttttattttatccTTTATTTGAAGAAACAGCAatacctacacacttaaaactcaTTCCCAAGTAGTAAAATTTTGAGACAGATCTACAGATAAATCTACTAAACAAATCTCGGAAAACATAATACGGCATACGGCACAGTCAAACTGCGAATCGAAGTATGTTCGTAAATATGGTAGATTTATAAAGTTATTAAATATAAACACGCTTGTAGTTATGTTTATTTATTCGAGAATTTATTTTCTGGTTTTCATAATTGTTCAACATactgataaaattcattaaaaagacCATTTCTTCATGAAAGTAATTTAGTTAAATTTGTTCCGTCAAATTCGCGTCATCCACTCCTTTCTGGTGGGGGAGTTCCCAGCttttaattttcaaagttaggtgGCGCTGCGGTAGCTGTTTAGCAGGTATTCTCCTGAAAAGGTTCTTGTCTCGGACTGGTGGTTCAGCCAGCGGGTGGGCCGTTTCACGGCGGtaaatgttccggctgaccggaattatgagcgccttccaaaacactgcacaatccatcgagtccaccagaaattacccttgaacgatttgtataggcagcaagtggacatgtgatacaatttttgttctgtatataattaaacaaaaagcttttagtggttcaaatatttcaataattttagcaACTGtatctcaatccattcgatgaactcttcaaaaaatttttcgtttggtttataaaaagacactcactgaaaattttaataacagtttgacagttagtttcacgacaatcagttttcacagaagttcggttattggaatataattttaccatacggacagtatggtttttaccgtactcggcgactattcagatttaccgtatgaattgtatatctatttacaaaattctataattaaaatttacgtaaaactgctcgtccggtaaaaatttgcataataatcggtcatttctatagattaccgaaatttctcgtcaaaaatattaccgaacaaaggaattaaatcttagtgtgtaataATCAatggagaaagtaaacaaagagaggctctcatttgcagttccttttgtcgtgggactatcgaattgacaattttctcgaaatcaGTAAATGCGATTGccgaaattttttgatttagatTTTGCCAAAATTCAGGAAGACGACTGTCATTTACGTGTTACATTTTCGCATGGCACTGCACAGTTTTTTAAGACGGAATATTTCAGAGAATTTGGAATTGGAATTAGTCCAAAAAGAATACGTGAGAATCTACGATCTATtcccaagtaaccatatgcattatatcactgcacatttacaactttatttttacattgttaatgtataattgcactaatcctacatactttaaagcaatgtgcattaaatttgcatttAAAATGTAACTGAGCATTATTTTACAATAACCTTCAGCCGTGCTATATATCGACATTCAATGCTATAATTTGGagcaacgaaactttaataataactagaagagtaataatcctataagagtctaataatcgcccttttcagctttataatagcattgtaaAAACATGTGTAAATCCGGTGCATTTAATCAAATTTAACACGAATATTTAAAGCTGAATTAATGTAAAgttataatgcgtcgtggttACTTGGGTTCAGTAAGTATAATAATtacaaattattgttgattatttATACAAAGCATATTCCAGATCCTGCTCTAATTGTCAATTGCCAATTGTCTCGATAAttgttttgccgagactcagcgaAAAAATTAGGATTTTTGCTTTGTGTTTAGCgctaaatattaaaaaaaaataagaattcAAAATGTTCGCCAAATTATCGAATTTTTGAAGATGATTCAGCAAATACAAAATTTTTCTCCAATAAAGTTGTTGCTGACATCAAATGtattggattttgaaaatgcaaACGTCATCgctattggcatattgtcgcaaaactgaaatgtagaggcgctgcttgcttagagatgatactctcagcaagagctgtcaaatcggtaggaaaatttctaattactccaccttttcaacaatttcttatgaaaacgggcaaattcatttgaaagacCATAGTAGAATTtgacgaaaaagtttttactctgaggtggtaatgttgatcttagttcattgtgcgaaatctaccgtttattcagaatagagcattaaacttggtttgataccatttttcaaatgcctggaaataacaaataaagtatccaaaataaatagtactcgatcgctatacattctagtacttgagaaattaacattacactggtttctgtttaaaaaaatgttgatccgataaaacctaaccttacccaatttcacacatttctgaagattttccatgtttaatcgtagtttacactagaaAAAAGTAGTGGTAataactttgaaatcgattttcttctactccgagtgtacttttattgctgatatctatttgtactattgaataaacgataaaaatgttgcaaatcactactgccgatatgaaaatttccgaaagaatcctccttttcttggttccatttttcattggcaggtgtcgctaccagtAAATctgctttgcgacaatgtgccaattaaTTCAAAAGTATGTTtaagcacagataacagatatacaggctcgaatcaaaatcctgtgtaaatttcaaatttgctatacgttggaaacactactaccacctactcgactgttcgctgcgatcttttaaaacgttccactacgttccggagcgataacaaaatcctcctgcctgttatagaaatatttcaactacaacaattttaacacttatcacacgatttccctaagtgttaaagacaatttCATTTCCATGTCTCATAAATCACactagaattcgatcggaataaaacaaaaataaatttgtcaTTTTGTCATTTGTCTAGcgggaagtgaatgttgcacccaaaattgtggctcatgtgaaagcggcacccaaatcttggtggcacctcgtgtcgatcgtggtgacatctgcaagtgttcgccacgatAATTGAGTAAATTTTACACACAATTCATATGTGAGTCTGTATATCGGTTATCTGTGGTTTAAGgttttcgattatttttaaTTCGGTCTACTATGAGCTGAGATATGGACTTTCAATATAAGTGCTTCTAAAACTgtgctttttttctgaaaaacttgttttcgtaCGTGACTATCTTAAAAAGACTGGCACAAACATACCAGTATCAGATGGTTggtaataatatttgaaaactcCAGATGATACCGCTACCGTAGCCGAAGTACAACTGTATAACGCACCGTTTAGTTatacaccccgattctgcaatccgacggatttgtgatacgaacgaatctacctATTCGTTCgatttcgaattttgcattctttattccgttcgagttgcatgattcgatcgactctcgttcgttagcactttttttttattcgatattACAATATatatttaggcacactgcttaagattcgggaacacttgaaatttcgaacactaaccatcaaagctgtcagcactacttacacgttccatattatttatattattcattccttagtaaacgaaaccgtcaaccttgtataaacaaattagaacgattctaaactgaacagaagtaatacgtgtgcaagtcgatcgagtaatgttcgaaaattgaacaactcgaacgaatgatattcgagttcataccagagctgcaaattgtcattcatgtcaaatgaccttgacaaactgactaaaatcatcgtcaactgtaatcggaacggtcaaagtgtctgtcaaatgagatactcgatagttcaatgaccaagtagaattatactcagtcaaagacaggtgacgcattttgttctctctctcattcttctattccctgttgaagtaaaaaaaatccatgagagtactaacataaacataaattgataaagttaattgttctttgtaaaaagtcatcggatttcggagtttattggtgtacctgaatttaattcaatgtttatactgcttgattaatatttagtcacatcgtaatcaagcagtgacaggaaaaatgaagataatatcaatcgcatcggcaaacAATGAGGTGACTATAAtaacaagagaatttaagttatgaaagatcggctctcagacactcaatatatgatgattggtaagcctggttggcagcatttagggatgtcggaaatttcgaattactcgattatttaataatcgagtataactttgaaactaatcgattgtaatttattcgattatctaggTTATCAGcattccagtgacataaactttttaatcttcgtcgtgcaaagttgctcgttgatagtgacatttagcagctctggttcatacccaactcgaacggaatgcagaatggaaattgcacattcgatcggaatatttcgaatcgatcgacgtacacaATAGGGGTGATAATATTCATTATCTTGATAATTTACATGAATGTAAAAATTAATActtcttttatttttatgtttttattggTTGAAAATTATTAGTTTATATTTTTGGAAACATTGATGAGAATACCCGTATTCGGGACAAGTCATCCTAAAACTAAATCTGAAACTTTGATATGGGAAGCAAAACTGCAACTATGGGTTGCGTCGATTGAACAAACAAGAAATTTGCTATTTCGATTCTGTAATTTGTTACTTGTGCCAGAACTTGTAAAACTTTATCGAGCAGTAATTGCGATTAATCTGATCTCCGTGGAAGATTGAGAACTTCGTTTGACTTTGTATTCTGTTCTAAAGGCGACATATCATCATAAATTAAATAATTCTAGATTTTTACTGTGCTGAGACACTGACATCGCTAGTTATGCGTGGATTTCCCTTTTTCCAATACATActgtggggacgggtatagcgtgatgggtaagtcgatgcctttcacgcagcccaggcgggcttcgattcccaaccccgcacatagggtcagaaagtttttctggcccgaagaggcgaatgacattaatgttaaagcctctataatcgaaacaaaaaaaaaaaaaaaaatacatactgtggttgtgtttatTGCATTTCAGGAACATTTTCGCACCCATTTCTCATCATATGTCACTATAGGTGTCACTGATACCTCCAATACATTACTACATATTACCCTCGAGTCCCTACGTTTACTTGCTTTATGATTATGATAGTAAGGGGCAATGGTTGAATGAGAACACGTgcagtttattttgtatttCTTGTTATAATGAGGTTTTTGTCATATTATTCAATTCACTTTCAAAAATAGACTTTGGACACAATGATCTCACGAATAGTTTTGGATTTTCCTCATATTTGCATAATGTAACGTTCAACTACCCGATAAGTTTGGGTCAGCTACATCAATCCAAATGATTTTCAATCCAATCCAGGAAACTAGTCACCCTAGTGTAAACTCCTGGTACTCCTTTGCGACCGCAGCCATAACCCCAACTGACTACACCGTACTCGTAATAGAATCCATCAACAGGTGCAACCAATCCACCGCCTGAATCGCCCTGGCATGTGTCTTTTCCTTTCTCTGCACCAGCACATAACTGAGAGGAGATTATATCTTCATCATATGCTCCATCACAGATTTCCAAACTGACACCGTTCAGTTTTACATGTAGTTTATAGCGGCTTCcgtattctgaaaaaaaaatgtttgtactTATGACGTTTTCAATTAATCGCTACGATTACCATATGATCCGTTTCGATGTTCCGTATTTCCCCACCCGACAGCAGTAAACACTGTTTCATCTGTGTCTAGATTTTTAGCATTTCCAGAAAGTGGCAGGCAAACCGGTGATATAAAATCCGTAAAATTGACACTTCTGTTCAGTTTAATCAATGCAATGTCATTTATTAGTGTCAATTTATTGAACCCTTCATGACTTATGATCTTTTCAATTCCAACATCAATCGGAGGATCTGAGCATGCGGAATTTGAATCACAATCCTTTTCAGTTTGTAAGTCCCATTCACCCAGTCGTATGCGATCTCTGAAAAGTTAAGTATTTGATTAGAAATTCGTTTCAATCTGCAAGAAACACTGAACTAAA comes from Malaya genurostris strain Urasoe2022 chromosome 3, Malgen_1.1, whole genome shotgun sequence and encodes:
- the LOC131435658 gene encoding tudor domain-containing protein 3 isoform X1 gives rise to the protein MDLLEQLRNQGWHLFPAGLERLSEESTGTIDAKQAIKLALDIDLREIGGGALASITARGNKADAIDANIVVQILKVRNISAPKANEESKVAPRLLKLTVTDGQTQYSALEGEHVPSVSLDTPPGTKIFLKNGPIKISQGLLILNANNVSVLGGRVSALVEKWELGRAMAKYAKGGRNHLSASGPPPWIAFGQKIQQNLPNDKNFKSLQAKEKDESKENAEFTALRNDAIAEATKLGTKKTFGGGAKQMVDANVQKIMDKGFSEDQAVHALKLTRNNVHRALSNLQRIEDRKQTQNDIKTGRTDPPQKLGRREMRGKRDTEAEGTSKPSTKVSLFDFLEDILPESDTSNKKSSSKDSTPFSAKENNQTTDPYSNKSNSSNSYYNTYPNNRSSSGNPSNQYQLHSSSQYNNPAKSYNQQRFENNISSSFANRNSHSGPNSRNYNPNLQHEQAHQPSNNSQQGYKQPTDYNSGRYRGQPNAQYNHPNDAYPRGRQDSKYNQSSYNPHQNQQSQYRSDNYNNNTTACVQGNKYQSSLNNSGKPQQSAANYGYGHLDSKDSQNYSNQSDSRKHVGATTNHYQQPQQSQHPSQFYQPGEHKQTQGYGTNNNSTGNHLNLHYNSAGHHNEQSNHNNANAYNSSSAVGNIKDFPSMVDGFEGHQKGSRYAKDDIQNLSAPSTNAQGRKSSSTKIHNPSQQVTQPGVGSQPAVLSNNKTTAVTTASATNNNNNNKISQLTDATANMQISNNKPFINNSAHAHNATKPSQPHISGHAPATPPVSATTPVVPKNFIQLPNGFNYNPYQIVGFQNKQTNEFALNVLKSQQIDALQSAQIAAAQSGGPPSIPGVTIPPTAAVVPTVLSAVTAGHAGPTIHPSIPAGVIPNWKVGDRCFAKYWEDGGFYNAEITGISENTFVVCFMEYGNYEEVLKTDCIPLTGPGGAASVQSPHGPPPSMGFHPTSHLPPGPNLMPPPHSGVYPGQAADSQSGQHFNHGYKPPQSNQYQHHLHPPHHQSSSQHRPSKFREQRPMYVPPAQRK
- the LOC131435658 gene encoding tudor domain-containing protein 3 isoform X2; the encoded protein is MDLLEQLRNQGWHLFPAGLERLSEESTGTIDAKQAIKLALDIDLREIGGGALASITARGNKADAIDANIVVQILKVRNISAPKANEESKVAPRLLKLTVTDGQTQYSALEGEHVPSVSLDTPPGTKIFLKNGPIKISQGLLILNANNVSVLGGRVSALVEKWELGRAMAKYAKGGRNHLSASGPPPWIAFGQKIQQNLPNDKNFKSLQAKEKDESKENAEFTALRNDAIAEATKLGTKKTFGGGAKQMVDANVQKIMDKGFSEDQAVHALKLTRNNVHRALSNLQRIEDRKQTQNDIKTGRTDPPQKLGRREMRGKRDTEAEGTSKPSTKVSLFDFLEDILPESDTSNKKSSSKDSTPFSAKENNQTTDPYSNKSNSSNSYYNTYPNNRSSSGNPSNQYQLHSSSQYNNPAKSYNQQRFENNISSSFANRNSHSGPNSRNYNPNLQHEQAHQPSNNSQQGYKQPTDYNSGRYRGQPNAQYNHPNDAYPRGRQDSKYNQSSYNPHQNQQSQYRSDNYNNNTTACVQGNKYQSSLNNSGKPQQSAANYGYGHLDSKDSQNYSNQSDSRKHVGATTNHYQQPQQSQHPSQFYQPGEHKQTQGYGTNNNSTGNHLNLHYNSAGHHNEQSNHNNANAYNSSSAVGNIKHQKGSRYAKDDIQNLSAPSTNAQGRKSSSTKIHNPSQQVTQPGVGSQPAVLSNNKTTAVTTASATNNNNNNKISQLTDATANMQISNNKPFINNSAHAHNATKPSQPHISGHAPATPPVSATTPVVPKNFIQLPNGFNYNPYQIVGFQNKQTNEFALNVLKSQQIDALQSAQIAAAQSGGPPSIPGVTIPPTAAVVPTVLSAVTAGHAGPTIHPSIPAGVIPNWKVGDRCFAKYWEDGGFYNAEITGISENTFVVCFMEYGNYEEVLKTDCIPLTGPGGAASVQSPHGPPPSMGFHPTSHLPPGPNLMPPPHSGVYPGQAADSQSGQHFNHGYKPPQSNQYQHHLHPPHHQSSSQHRPSKFREQRPMYVPPAQRK
- the LOC131437437 gene encoding CLIP domain-containing serine protease B4-like is translated as MNAKIVSYLFVLLVHLTYSACSKLPDPGTCGVQVSDRIYGGNITNIDSYPWTAILVFRQTGFDPDLFHCGGSLISDRYVLTAAHCTDGTDENYYIDRIRLGEWDLQTEKDCDSNSACSDPPIDVGIEKIISHEGFNKLTLINDIALIKLNRSVNFTDFISPVCLPLSGNAKNLDTDETVFTAVGWGNTEHRNGSYEYGSRYKLHVKLNGVSLEICDGAYDEDIISSQLCAGAEKGKDTCQGDSGGGLVAPVDGFYYEYGVVSWGYGCGRKGVPGVYTRVTSFLDWIENHLD